From Bacillus basilensis, a single genomic window includes:
- the rncS gene encoding ribonuclease III, whose translation MPYRKYREKKYETKYREAFKVFQEKIGITFTDEKLLTQAFTHSSYVNEHRKKPHEDNERLEFLGDAVLELTVSQYLFQKYPTMSEGELTKLRAAIVCEPSLVRFANELSFGSLVLLGKGEEMTGGRERPALLADVFEAFIGALYLDQGLETVWGFLKEIVYPKINEGAFSHVMDYKSQLQELIQRDGSGNIEYQILQEKGPAHNREFVSRVTLNNVALGLGSGKSKKEAEQQAAAEALKKLKEQR comes from the coding sequence ATGCCGTACCGAAAATATAGAGAAAAAAAATACGAAACAAAATATCGTGAAGCGTTTAAAGTATTTCAAGAAAAGATAGGTATTACGTTTACAGATGAAAAATTATTGACTCAAGCATTTACGCATTCATCGTATGTGAATGAGCATCGAAAAAAACCGCATGAAGACAATGAGCGTCTCGAATTTCTTGGAGATGCAGTATTGGAACTTACTGTATCGCAGTATCTGTTTCAAAAATATCCGACAATGAGCGAAGGAGAGTTAACAAAACTACGTGCAGCTATTGTATGTGAACCATCTCTTGTTCGTTTTGCAAATGAGTTGTCATTTGGTAGCCTTGTTTTATTAGGAAAAGGTGAGGAAATGACAGGTGGACGTGAACGACCAGCTTTATTAGCGGATGTCTTTGAAGCGTTTATTGGTGCCCTTTATCTTGATCAAGGGCTAGAAACAGTATGGGGATTCTTAAAAGAAATTGTATACCCTAAAATTAATGAAGGTGCTTTTTCTCATGTGATGGATTATAAGAGTCAATTACAAGAGTTGATTCAGCGTGATGGTAGTGGCAATATTGAGTATCAAATTTTGCAAGAAAAAGGACCGGCCCACAATCGAGAATTTGTGTCACGTGTTACGTTAAATAACGTGGCTTTAGGTCTTGGTAGTGGCAAGTCGAAAAAAGAAGCAGAGCAACAAGCTGCTGCAGAAGCGTTGAAAAAGTTAAAAGAGCAACGATAA
- the acpP gene encoding acyl carrier protein, producing the protein MADVLERVTKIIVDRLGVEETEVVPAASFKEDLGADSLDVVELVMQLEDEFEMEISDEDAEKIATVGDAVTYIESHL; encoded by the coding sequence ATGGCAGATGTTTTAGAGCGTGTAACAAAAATCATCGTTGATCGTTTAGGAGTAGAAGAGACTGAAGTAGTACCAGCTGCAAGCTTCAAGGAAGATTTAGGAGCAGACTCCCTAGATGTAGTAGAACTTGTAATGCAATTAGAAGACGAATTCGAAATGGAAATTTCTGATGAAGATGCTGAAAAGATTGCTACTGTTGGCGATGCTGTGACTTACATAGAGAGTCATCTATAA
- the fabG gene encoding 3-oxoacyl-[acyl-carrier-protein] reductase, giving the protein MLKGKVALVTGASRGIGRAIAIDLAKQGANVVVNYAGNEQKANEVVDEIKKLGSDAIAVRADVANAEDVTNMVKQTVDVFGQVDILVNNAGVTKDNLLMRMKEEEWDTVINTNLKGVFLCTKAVSRYMMRQRHGRIINIASVVGVTGNPGQANYVAAKAGVIGLTKTSAKELASRNITVNALAPGFIATDMTDVLDENIKAEMLKLIPAAQFGEAQDIANAVTFFASDQSKYITGQTLNVDGGMVM; this is encoded by the coding sequence ATGTTAAAAGGGAAAGTAGCATTAGTAACCGGCGCTTCACGTGGAATTGGCCGTGCGATTGCGATTGATTTAGCGAAACAAGGGGCAAATGTTGTAGTAAATTATGCTGGTAATGAGCAAAAGGCAAATGAAGTAGTTGATGAAATAAAGAAATTAGGTTCGGATGCAATTGCAGTAAGAGCAGATGTTGCAAATGCTGAAGACGTTACAAATATGGTGAAACAAACTGTAGATGTATTTGGACAAGTTGATATTCTTGTAAACAATGCAGGTGTAACGAAAGATAATTTATTAATGCGTATGAAAGAAGAAGAATGGGATACAGTTATTAATACAAATCTAAAAGGTGTATTCTTATGTACGAAGGCAGTATCTCGATATATGATGCGTCAACGTCATGGACGTATTATTAATATCGCTTCTGTTGTTGGAGTAACAGGTAATCCAGGACAAGCAAACTATGTTGCTGCTAAAGCGGGTGTAATTGGATTAACAAAAACATCAGCAAAAGAGTTAGCGAGCCGTAATATTACTGTAAATGCACTTGCTCCTGGGTTTATTGCGACAGATATGACAGATGTATTGGATGAAAATATAAAAGCTGAGATGTTAAAATTAATTCCAGCAGCTCAGTTTGGTGAAGCGCAAGATATCGCAAATGCTGTAACGTTTTTTGCTTCTGATCAAAGCAAATATATTACAGGTCAAACGTTAAATGTTGATGGCGGTATGGTAATGTAA
- the fabD gene encoding ACP S-malonyltransferase: MGKIAFLFPGQGSQAVGMGKQLAENNKEVANVFAKADEVLQDSLSEVIFEGPQEKLTLTTNAQPALLTTSFAILTALKEYDITPDFVAGHSLGEYSALVAAGALTFEDAVYAVRKRGEYMEEAVPGGEGAMAAILGADPHMLKQVTEEVTIEGYAVQIANMNSTKQIVISGTKQGVEIASQRAKENGAKRAIPLKVSGPFHSSLMKPAAEKFQSVLNEITIQDTNIPVIANVTADVITSGAHIQEKLIEQLYSPVLWYPSIEYMVNQGVDTFIEIGPGKVLAGLMKSIDSSVKAYAIYDEETLKDTISNLRGEN, encoded by the coding sequence ATGGGAAAAATAGCATTTCTTTTTCCGGGCCAAGGTTCACAGGCAGTTGGAATGGGTAAACAGTTAGCAGAGAATAATAAAGAGGTTGCAAATGTGTTTGCAAAAGCAGATGAGGTGTTGCAAGATTCACTTTCAGAAGTGATTTTTGAAGGACCACAGGAGAAGCTTACGTTAACGACGAACGCGCAGCCAGCCTTATTAACAACGAGTTTTGCTATTTTGACAGCTTTAAAAGAGTATGATATTACACCAGACTTTGTCGCAGGGCATAGTTTAGGTGAATATAGCGCTCTTGTAGCAGCGGGGGCATTAACTTTTGAAGACGCTGTATATGCTGTAAGAAAACGTGGGGAATATATGGAAGAAGCTGTTCCTGGCGGAGAAGGTGCAATGGCGGCTATTTTAGGTGCTGATCCACATATGCTGAAACAAGTTACAGAAGAAGTAACAATTGAAGGATATGCAGTACAAATCGCTAATATGAATAGCACGAAGCAAATTGTGATTTCTGGAACAAAACAAGGAGTAGAGATTGCTTCTCAAAGAGCGAAAGAAAATGGTGCAAAGAGAGCAATTCCGCTTAAGGTAAGTGGACCGTTCCACTCTTCGTTAATGAAGCCAGCGGCGGAGAAATTCCAAAGTGTCTTAAATGAAATTACAATTCAAGATACGAATATTCCGGTTATTGCAAATGTAACAGCAGACGTTATTACAAGTGGTGCACATATTCAAGAAAAGCTAATCGAACAGCTCTATTCGCCTGTCTTATGGTACCCATCCATTGAATACATGGTGAATCAAGGGGTGGACACATTTATTGAGATTGGACCTGGGAAAGTGCTTGCTGGACTTATGAAGTCGATTGATTCATCGGTGAAAGCATATGCGATATACGATGAAGAGACATTAAAAGATACCATTTCAAATTTGAGAGGAGAAAACTGA